The following proteins are co-located in the Mycolicibacterium goodii genome:
- a CDS encoding MSMEG_0572/Sll0783 family nitrogen starvation response protein — MPFDESITENIKTSLAEIPHPALPKGSSIYGGTKIFPDYQAEEGESYFTLVHGIAHESSVAFVAVLQATRALRKGFESAIYFYGPGSINCLATRGFPKTGDSGFPGEQNINDALATFIKEGGTVFCCRFGLGLHGGREEDLIEGVIPAHPLDVQDALIYYARKGAIINSTYMV, encoded by the coding sequence ATGCCGTTCGACGAATCCATCACCGAGAACATCAAGACCTCGCTGGCCGAGATCCCGCATCCGGCGCTGCCGAAGGGTTCCAGCATATATGGCGGTACCAAGATCTTCCCCGACTACCAGGCCGAGGAAGGCGAAAGCTATTTCACGCTGGTACACGGCATCGCGCACGAGTCCTCCGTCGCATTCGTCGCCGTGCTGCAGGCCACCCGCGCGCTGCGTAAGGGGTTCGAATCGGCCATCTACTTCTACGGGCCGGGATCGATCAACTGCCTTGCTACGCGCGGATTTCCGAAGACCGGTGACTCCGGTTTCCCGGGTGAACAGAACATCAACGACGCGCTGGCCACCTTCATCAAGGAGGGCGGCACGGTGTTCTGCTGCCGGTTCGGGCTCGGCCTGCACGGCGGACGCGAGGAAGACCTCATCGAGGGCGTCATTCCGGCGCACCCGCTCGACGTCCAGGACGCGCTCATCTACTACGCCCGCAAAGGCGCCATCATCAACTCCACCTACATGGTTTGA